The DNA region ACTTAGGCTAGGCTAACCTGATCACGATCACTGCATTAGGGGCTGCCGACGTGTGGACGGATGGGAACGGAATGAAACAGGTGCGGCTCGCCGGGATCGCGGGCGTTCTGGCATAAATTGCCTGGCTTGTCGGGGACATCCTGCTCCTGGGCAAGCCCATGGCATCGCCCGATAATCATCCCCTTCTGAATGACTATGACGGAATGGCCGGTGTCTCACTGGCGGCGATGCTGCCGGCTTCCACGACGCGGCTGGCGTGGGGAGCGCTGCTCGGCGTGCTGACCGGTCCGGCCGCCCTCGCGCGAGGGCGGCGGCCTGCGGCATCCCAGCTCGCCGACCTCGTCGGCGAACTCACTCTGAAATCACCCGAGTTCCCCAGCTGGTGGACCGATCACCGCGTCCTGCGCCGCACCCATGGCGCAAAGTCCTACCACCATCCCCTCGTCGGAGACCTCCGCTTCTCCTACGAGTCCTTCCAAGCGCCCGGCGAAAGCGACCGGACCCTGTGCGTCTACAACGTCGAACCGGACTCCGAAACCGCCCGCTCCCTCCAACTCCTCACCAGCTGGACGGCACCACAGCCGGACACGCTCCCCCTGCCAGAGCCCACCATCCCGCCCGAAGCAGCCCCGTAACAATTCCGCCCGGCCGGCATCAGGAAGGAGCAACTCCAGGCCCTGCTTTGCGGCTGGCGTCCGAGCCCAGAATCCCTGGCCCGTACCGGCGCCCGCCCGCCCCCCTGTCGACGGCTAGAGATTTGGGGGCTGCGGTAGGCGGACAGCAGACACCAGCAGCGTTTCGGCCGTGCGCGGCCCTTGCCCGGCGGCGGCCAGCGCATCGACGGTGATCTCGGTGAACCCGGCCTCTTCGAGGGCCTTCGTCCACACGTGTTCCTGGAGCACCCAGCGGCGCATCGTGGTCTCTTCTCCTTCCGGTGTCCTTGCCGGGATGTCGGCGGGCACGGCATCGGGCTGGGCGTGCTCGCCGCTCAGGTAGTGGGCGAGGGTGGAGAACACCAGCCGCCCGCCGGGCCGCAGCGCGGCGGCCGCGGTCGGCAGCAGCTCCCGCGGCTCGGTGAAGTCGACCGCGCCGAAGACGCTGTAGAGGACGTCGTACGTGTTGGTCATCGCCTGCAAGTAGGCCACGACGTCGGACAGCACGATGCGCAGGCGCGGCGCGAGGTGGCCGTACAGGTCGGTGGCCATGGCGTACTGGGCCGGTGAGGCGTCGACCGCGGTGACCCAGGCGGGTTGGTGATGGACTGCCAGGTGCGCGGCGTGCCGGGCCGTCCCGGCGCCGAGGTCACCGACGCACCGGCCGGTCAGGTCGCCGAGCACTTCCGGGCCGGGTCCACCGTCCTGGTTCCAGGTCCAGTGAAAGGCCTCGGGGACGGTCCGGTCGGCAGCGGCACGGCCCCGGCCGTAGTGATACCAAAGGTCTCCGGTGGTGGTCACCCGTCCTATCCTGGCGGGCGCGACCGCGCACCGTACTGATTACCGGGAGGCCATGTGCACCCCCTAGCCGCTGTCTCGATGTGGTATCTCGTGGACATCGGGCCGGGAACGGTCCCCTCCTCGTCGCCGTGCCTCCCGTCAGGAGCCGCTGAGGTAGTACTCAAGAGCTGAGCCGGTCATTGCAACGACGCCGGCATCCGCTCCAGCTCCTGCAGGAAGATGCGACCGGTCCCTCTCCTCGCGGAGAATCACCGGCCGGTCCGTCGGGGTCACACTCGCCCCGAGGCGGTCCACCAGCTCGGCCAGGACATCGAAGAACTGGCCGGGCGGAAAGCGGTTGACGGCGATGCAGACCTGGTTGATGTCTACGTCGACCTCGTAGCCGTCGGCGGTGCGGATCAACACACCGTTCGTGAGATCCTCGTCGGCGGCCGCAACGTACGGCGCCAGGACTTCTCGTACGAGCTCCATGTCGAGGGGCTCCGGTTCACCGTTCCGATAGCGGAGCACGAACAGCATGCGACTCATTGTTCTGTTGGCTCCTCTGTCCGCCGGCGGGGCACAGCAAGATGTCGGCGAAGAGCCTTCTCCCCGGCCGAGGGCGGTCGGGGAACTCTGCCCCCGCCCAGTGTCGATCACGTGCACTTTCCGGACGAACCCGCCCGCCCTCACTTGGGGTCGGTGTCCCGGCGGTAGAGATGAGAGGCGAGGGCGATGGCGGTGTGAGTGGCGGGGTGGGCGTCGTGGGGGCGCCAGATGAGGTGGACGGGGATGGGGCCGGCGTCGCGCAGGGGGCGGTAAGTGATGTCGTCGCGGCGGTATTGGGCGGCTGTGGCCTGAGCGCTGAGGCCGATGCAGCGGCCGGTGGCGATGGCGGCGAGCCAGTCGTCGATGTCGTGGGTGTACTCGACGTCGGGCCGTTTCCCTTCGGGCCACAGGCCGAGGGTGGTGGTGCCGGTGCGGCGGTCGATGGCCAGAGTGCGGGTGGGGATCTCAGCCAGGCGGACGCTACGGCGGCGGGCCCAGGGATCGTCGGAGGCCAGGGCGACGTAACGCGCCTCGTGGCCGATCAGGGCATGCGCCCAGGGTTTGAGGTCGAGCGGGGCGCGGATGACGGCGAGGTCGCACAGCCCTTCGGCGAGGCCGCCGGTGGGGGTGTTGTGGCGGATCAGGCGCAGGTCGGTCTCGGGGTGCTGTTCGTGCCAGCGGCGCTGGAATTCGGTGGTGTGGCTGCCGAAGGCGGACCAGGCGTGGCCGATGTGCAGGCGAGTACGGCCGGTGGCGGCTTCGTGGATGAGCTCGTCGGCGCCGGCGAGCAGGACGCGGGCGCGGGCGAGCACCTGCACACCCGCGGGGGTGGGTGCGACGCTGCGGCTGGTGCGGTGCAGCAGTCGCACCCCGAGCAGGTTCTCGAGGGCGGCGAGGGTGCGGGAGACAGCGGCCTGGGAGGTACCGAGTTCGTAGGCGGCATCGGTGAAAGTGCCGGTGTCGATGATGGCGACCAGGCAGCGCAGGTGTTTCAGTTCCAGTGCCTGTGCGCTGCGCCGCTCGTCATCCATACGCTCATTCATACACCCAGCGTATAGATGGTCGCGTGAATGCATTTTGCGTATGCCAGTGGTGTGCCCATGGTGGTGGGTATGCAAATCGACTCCTGCGCCTCTCCCACCGTGGCGCCTGCTCCCGCCGCGCCCGACGGGGCCCGTGGCAGCGGGCGTTGGGGCGGGGTGGCTCTGATGCTGGGAAGTGGCCTGTCCAACCAGACGGGGGCCGCCATCGCGGCGCTGGCATTCCCCGTCATCGGCCCAGTGGGGGTCGTGGCGGTCCGCCAGTGGGTGGCCGCTGCCGTGCTCGGCGCGGTCGGCAGGCCGCGGCTGAGGCGGTTCACCGCGGCGCAGTGGCGGCCGGTGCTGGGGCTCGCGCTGGTTTTCGCCGCGATGAACCTGTCCTTGTACGTGGCGATCGAGCGGATCGGGCTCGGCCTGGCCGTCACCCTGGAGTTCCTGGGCCCGCTGACCGTGGCCTTGAGCGGTTCCCGCCGCCGCACCGACCTCGTCGCCGGTGTGGCGGCCGCGGGCGCGGTGGTGGTCCTTGCCCGCCCCACCCCGTCCACCGATTACTTGGGCATTTGCCTGGCCACGCTGGCCGCAGTGTGCTGGGGCTGCTACATCTTGCTCAACCGGACCGTCGGCGCCCGGCTGCCCGGCCTGGAAGGCTCAGCCGCCGCCGCGGCCGTCTCCGCAGCCCTCTACCTGCCCATCGGCGCCTGGGTGCTCTGGCACCACCGACCCACCCTCGCGGCCCTGGGTTGTGCCCTGGCGGCCGGAGTGCTCTCCTCCGCGGTGCCGTTCCTCGCCGACCTGCTGGCCCTGCGCCGTGTCCCGGCGCACTTCTTCGGGGTGTTCATGAGCGTCAACCCCGTCTTCGCGGCCCTGGTCGGCCTCGTCGTCCTCGGGCAGCACCTCGACCGCCTCGCCTGGCTCGCGATCGCCGTGATCGTCGCTGCGAACACCGCCGTGGTCTCAACGGCCCACCGTCCCACCACCCGACGAAGTACGACATGAAGGCCCTCTTCGTCCACGCCCACCCCGACGACTTCGTCGGCACCCGCCGGGGACCCCGACCGGCTCCAGATCGACGTGGAGCAGGAGCGCCGGTACCAGATGGGCACCTACCCGCCGGACGCGGCCGCCGAGCAAGCCGAGGTCGAATGGTGCGACCTGATGATCTGCGACTCGGCTGGACCTGGACGGCTGTGTGGTGCCGGGACCGGTTCCGCCGTCGCGGGCCCGGGTGACGTGTCAGCTACAGGAGGTCGAGCCGGCTCACGGCCGGACTACGTACACGTAACGGCTGAGGAGATCAAGGTTGCCGAGCAGTGGCTTAGAGGCGGCCGCTGTCGACACTGTCCGCGCGTCCGGTGGGTTCGGGCTCATACTGCTTTCACGAGCCAGTCAGCGGCGGAGGGCGTGCGGGTCAGGCGGGAGTGGGCGGCCCGTTCGCTCACCCCCGAGCGCCTGCGCGACAGTGTCCCGCTTCGGTCCGTCGACGGTGTCTATGCTGAACACGGCGTTGGCCAGGGGCAGTCGGCCGCCGCGGGGCCGGACCGGGCGAGTCCTTCAGCAGGTCGTCGCACTTCACGCCCAGTGCGATGGCGAGGGAGTCCAACACAACGATGTCGGGCTCCCTCGTCCCATGTGCGTGGCCGACCCATTGCAATCGGTCGGTCAGGCGTGCAGGTTTCCATCGAGGACGGTGACCGCGTACCCGGTGAGATGGACGCGGTCACCGTGCACGGCGGTCCTGACAAGCCCGGTGCGCGCGGATACCTGGAGGCCGGTGAGCCCGTTGCGGCCGATCCGCGCCGACCAGTAGGGGGCCAGGGCGGTGTGAGCACTGCCTGTGACCGGATCCTCGAGGATGCCCTCGGCGGGTGAGAAGAAGCGGGAGACGAAGTCGTACTCCAGGCCGGGTCCGGGCGCCGGGGCCGTGATGATGACGCCGCGCAGGCCTTCACGACGGGTCAGGTCGGCTATCGCGTCGAGGTCGGGGGTCACGGCCCGGACGGTGGCCTCGTCGGGCAGGACGGTCAGCAGGTCGCCGAGCGCACCGGTACGGAAGGCTGCCTCCGGCTTCACCCCCAGGGCCTCCGACAAGCCTGCCGGCACCGGTACTTCAGTGCCGGGCGCGGCCGGGAAGTCCAGGGTGATGCTGCCGTCCTCGTGCGCATGCGCGGTGAGGATGCCGCTGAACCGGCTACGGAACCGCACTTCGCCGACAACCCCCCGCTCCCGCCGCAGCGTGTGCGCCGTGGCCAATGTGGCATGGCCGCACAGATTGGTCTCGACGAGTGGGGCGAACCAGCGAATCTCCCAGTCGGCGCCCTCGTCGGCGGGGAGCGGCCGCACGAAGGCGGTCTCCGAGTGATTCATCTCGGCGGCAACCTGCTGCATCCAGGCAACCTCAGGCCAGTCTCCAGCATCAAGCAGGCACACGCCCGCGGGGTTTCCGGCAAAGGGCCGGTCGGTGAAGGCGTCTACGACGTGGATACGCATACCGCGACGATATCGACGCCAATCACAGCCGGGCCAAGTCCAATCCGAGAAAAGTGGACTGATTTCTCGCTCCGAGTCTCCACTCGCCCGCACACCGCTCTTCCGAATGCCGGGGACGGGTCGATATCGAGAGCAGCAAGGCATCACCGACGCGGTTGCCCCGGGCCGCCCCCACCTGGCCAACCCTGGTCTCATCACCCGGCTCAGGACCGATGGCCCGTACAACACGGCCGACAGCCCTGGCGCGTCGTTTCCAACAGGGCACGGTGAAGTAGTCGTACTCCGAGGAGCCCCGACCACCGAGGCTGAAGGTCAGGACGGAGCCGTAGCGCGCCCGCGTACGGGCCCCCGGGAGGGGCGAGCAGCGCTGGTAGATGCCGGATCCAGCCAGGGGGCACGGGGCAGGCTTCTCAATCTCGTCGGCCCGCATGCTGCATCTGAGGGTGGCCCTCGACAGCAGCCTGGTGGACGTGTGCCGCAAGCAGGCCCGGAGCCGGGCCCACCACGTTCTGCACGTCGGCGGCTGTCACGGTGCCGGCCACGAAGATGCCAGTCGGGTGCACCGCATCATGAAGGACGCTGCGATGGAGTCGGGTCCGGTTGAGTCCAGGACGCTCGATCCCCGGTACGAGCGTGTCGACGCGGCTGACCGAATCGGCGCGATGGGCCCGGGCCCACGACAGATGGTCCCCATCGCTGGTCCACTGAGCGTAGAAGAGCAGCCCGGTGCCGTCCGTGGAGAGGAAGACGTGCTGCGCCAAGCGCCCTGTGGGCGTATCGGCCGCCTCCCACTCGTCGATCACGGCATCGGCGGCGGCGCGCGAACGCTCGGAGGAACCCGTGAGCCACTCGCTCATCAGGGCTGTATTGACTGCAGGATGAACAAGATCGAGAAAACGCTTCGTGGTCATCAACTCTCATACGTCAACTGCACTTGAGGTCAAGTGCACGGGCTCGAACACGAGGCGTCACAGTGGCTCGAGATCGGCGGGGCCCGTGCCGCTGGGCCGGCCCGGATCGAATGATCGAGGGCCGGACCAGCGGCTTCGATGACGATCAGACGGCGATGGTGGCGAGGTTGCCTGACTCGTAGGCGCCGCCCTGGTTGTTGAGGATCACGCCGAGCCGGTTGGTTGCGTTGATCACGGCGATCAGGGAGACCAGTGCGATGGCCTGGTCGTCGTCGTAGTGCTTGCGCACCTGGGCCCACGTCTCGTCGGAAACGCCCTCGTGGCCGTCGATGATGCGCGTGCCCTCCTCGGTGAGGGCCAGCGCGGCCCGCTCGGCCTCGGTGAACACGGTGGAGTGGCGCCAGGCGGCGACCAGGTTCAGCCGGGCCGAGGTCTCACCGGCGACCGCGGCGTCCTTGGTGTGGATGTCGACGCAGAAGCCGCAGCCGTTGATCTGGCTGGCACGCAGCTGCACCAGCTCCTGGGTCGGCTTGGGCAGCGGCGACTCCTGGATCACCTGGCTGACGGCAAAGATCCGCTTGCCGATCTTGGCACCGATCTCGTGGGCGAACAGGTTCATACGGGGTTCCATCACAACGTCCTCGCTTGCGGAATCGTGCGCCGCACGGATCGTCCGCGCAGCGTCCTGATGCACATAGGGCGCCGGCCGCCGCGGCCCTGTGACGGCGCGGCGATGTGACGAAGGCCACCGATCTTCTGTGTCACAGGAGAGTGAGGGGCGGCATCTTGTGCGCGACACGGACAAGAGACGCAACAGGCAGGAGCCGACGATGGACGAACGCACCGAGCGAGCGACCGGCGTGAGCGGGCGCAGTCCTCACTCCGGCGAGACGGACTCCGCCACCGAGACGTTCGTCGTCCATCGCAACCTGTTGTTCACGGTTGCCTACGAGATGCTCGGCTCCGCCGCCGACGCCGAGGACATCCTTCAGGAGACCTGGCTGCGCTGGGCGGACGTCGACCACGAAGCGGCGCGGGACCCGCGTGCCTTCCTGGTCCGCATCACCACGCGCCAGGCGTTGACACGGCTGCGTACGCTGCGTCGGCGCAAGGAGTCCTATGTCGGCCCCTGGCTGCCCGAACCCCTGCTGACGGCACCCGATGTCGCCGAGGACATCGAGTTGACCGACAGCGTCTCCATGGCGATGCTGCTCGTGCTGGAGACGTTCGCGCCGACCGAGCGGGCCGTGTTCGTGCTGCGCGACGTCTTCGATCTCGGGTACGACGAGATCGCGCAGGCCGTCGACAAGACCCCCGCCGCGGTCCGGCAGATCGCCCACCGCGCACGGGCCCACGTCGCGGCGCGCCGACCGCGTGAGGTCGTATCCCCGCCCCGGACACGCAGCGTGCTTGCGACTTTCCAACAGGCAGTCGAAACGGGCGACTTGCAGCGCCTGCTCGACATCATCGCTCCGGACGTCGTGCTGCTGACCGACGGCGGCGGAGTCGTACGGGCCGCACTGGAGCCTGTCGTGGGTGCCGAGGCGGTGGCCAACGTGCTGGGCAGGCTCGCGTCCGCGTCCTTGCAGCCGGCCCAGGTCAACGGCCACCCGGCACTGATCCTGCGCACGGGTGGCGAGATCGACACTGTCCGTGCGGTACGGCTCGAAAGCGGCCTCATCACCGGGCTCTACGCCGTCCGCAACCCCGAGAAACTTCACGCATCGGCCAGGAGACCGCAGTGGGCCGCTGAGCCCGAACGGATCCGCCTCGGGCGACCTGGACAGGCCCCAGCGAGGCGGAGCTGACGCCATCTTTCAGGAGCGCGCGGCGGACGGTGGCGAGGCTGGTCGCGGCCCGGCCGGTGCCTCGGTCGCCCTTGTGTTCCGCGGATGCGGGGTATCACGGGGTGCCATGCCGGTCGAGATCAAGTGGTGCTTGCTGCCCTGGCGTCCGCGTTCGACCGGAGAAGGTCCGGTCCGAGCCCCCTTGAGGGCCGGGCTCCGCCGCAGCTGCCGCGGCGGATCCTGTTCCGGGGCCTGGTCGGCCCGCTGCGGGATGGCGTGCGGGGTGTTGCGGTGCCGCAGCCAGGTGCGGATCGCCTTCGAGTCGTAACCCTTGTCGCCCAGGACGTGGGCGGGCCGCACACGTGGCGTCCCGGCCCGATGCGGGGCACCCGTATCGCCTCCAACACGGCGGTGAACCGGGTGCAGGCGTTGGTGTTGCCACCCGTGACCAGCAGGGCGCGCGGGTGGCCCAGGCCGTCGCAGGCCAGGTGGATCTTGCTGGTCAGGCTGCCTCTGGGGCGTCCGAGGGCTGGGCTGCGATGCCCCGTTACCTTTTCTGTGGCCCCGAAATGGGGCGCCTGGCCCCCGGGTCCGGTATGGCTGTGTGCCCCCTGTCGAAGTCGATGACCTGGGGGGTGTTGCCGCCGGGCTTCGGGGCACCGCTTGACCGCTGATGAGGGGCCTGACGACTGCCTGGTCCGGTGCAACGCCGGACCTCTTCACGGGCGGGATGTCTGCGTAACGTGGTTGCCGGCGTGTGGTGCCGCAGGGACGGCCGGGACGGATGCGAAAGGCACGACCGAAGAGGGGCATCGCGCATGGCCGACACCGTCATCGATATCTCCGGCATAGGTCTGTTCCTCGGCCTGGACCTGGGCAAGGAGTTCCACCACGCCCGCGGCCTGACCGGGCAGGGCAAGACCGTCCACGACAAGAAGCTGCCCAACACCGAGGCCCGCCTGCGGGAGTTGTTCGACAAGCTCAGGGCCAAGTTCGGCACCGTCCTGGTGATCGTGGACCAGGTCGCCAACATCGGCGCGCTGCCACTGACCGTGGCCCGCGCGACCGGCTGCCGGGTCGCTTACCTGCCGGGACTCTCGATGCGCCGGGCCGCCGACCTCTACCCGGGCGAAGCCAAGACCGACGCCCGCGACGCCTTCGTCATCGCCGACACCGCCCGGACCATGCCGCACACCCTGCGCGCGGTGGACCGCGACGACGAGAAGCTGGCCGAGCTGACCATGCTCACCGGCTACGACAACGACCTGGCCGGCGAGGTCAACCGCACCTCCAACCGGCTGCGCGGCCTGCTCTCCCAGATCCATCCCACCCTGGAGCGGGTGGTCGGCCCCCGGCTGGGCTACCCCTACATCCTGGCCCTCCTTGAACGGCACGGCTCCCCGGCCAGGCTGAAGAAACTGGGCCACGCCCGCTGCGAGGCCCTGCTCAAGGCGCACGGCTCGCGCAAGGCCCACCACCTCACCGCGGAGATCTTCGACGCGCTTGCCGAGCAGACCGTCATCGTGCCCGGCACCGAGGCCAGCGCGCTGATCGTGCCCGGACTTGCCGCCCAGCTCGCCGCCGCCCACACCCAGCGCCGCCAGGCCGAGCAGGAGATCGCCGCCCTGCTGGAGGCCCTCCCTCTTTTCCACCTCCTGACCTCCATGCCCGGCATGGGCGTCAGGACCACCGCCGCCGTGATCGTCGCCATCGGCGACGGCACCACCTTCCCCACCGCAGGACACCTCGCCTCCTACGCCGGACTCGCCCCCGCCACCAAGTCCTCGGGCACCTCCATCCGTGGCGAGCACGCACCCCACCGCGGCAACCGACTCCTCAAACGCGCCCTCTTCCAGGCCGCGTTCGCCGCGATCGGCTGCAAATCCGACCGCTCCTCCCGCACCTACTACGACCGTCAACGCGCACGCGGCA from Streptomyces sp. NBC_01591 includes:
- a CDS encoding class I SAM-dependent methyltransferase, producing MTTTGDLWYHYGRGRAAADRTVPEAFHWTWNQDGGPGPEVLGDLTGRCVGDLGAGTARHAAHLAVHHQPAWVTAVDASPAQYAMATDLYGHLAPRLRIVLSDVVAYLQAMTNTYDVLYSVFGAVDFTEPRELLPTAAAALRPGGRLVFSTLAHYLSGEHAQPDAVPADIPARTPEGEETTMRRWVLQEHVWTKALEEAGFTEITVDALAAAGQGPRTAETLLVSAVRLPQPPNL
- a CDS encoding carboxymuconolactone decarboxylase family protein; this encodes MEPRMNLFAHEIGAKIGKRIFAVSQVIQESPLPKPTQELVQLRASQINGCGFCVDIHTKDAAVAGETSARLNLVAAWRHSTVFTEAERAALALTEEGTRIIDGHEGVSDETWAQVRKHYDDDQAIALVSLIAVINATNRLGVILNNQGGAYESGNLATIAV
- a CDS encoding LysR family transcriptional regulator, whose translation is MNERMDDERRSAQALELKHLRCLVAIIDTGTFTDAAYELGTSQAAVSRTLAALENLLGVRLLHRTSRSVAPTPAGVQVLARARVLLAGADELIHEAATGRTRLHIGHAWSAFGSHTTEFQRRWHEQHPETDLRLIRHNTPTGGLAEGLCDLAVIRAPLDLKPWAHALIGHEARYVALASDDPWARRRSVRLAEIPTRTLAIDRRTGTTTLGLWPEGKRPDVEYTHDIDDWLAAIATGRCIGLSAQATAAQYRRDDITYRPLRDAGPIPVHLIWRPHDAHPATHTAIALASHLYRRDTDPK
- a CDS encoding RNA polymerase sigma-70 factor, whose protein sequence is MDERTERATGVSGRSPHSGETDSATETFVVHRNLLFTVAYEMLGSAADAEDILQETWLRWADVDHEAARDPRAFLVRITTRQALTRLRTLRRRKESYVGPWLPEPLLTAPDVAEDIELTDSVSMAMLLVLETFAPTERAVFVLRDVFDLGYDEIAQAVDKTPAAVRQIAHRARAHVAARRPREVVSPPRTRSVLATFQQAVETGDLQRLLDIIAPDVVLLTDGGGVVRAALEPVVGAEAVANVLGRLASASLQPAQVNGHPALILRTGGEIDTVRAVRLESGLITGLYAVRNPEKLHASARRPQWAAEPERIRLGRPGQAPARRS
- a CDS encoding IS110 family transposase: MADTVIDISGIGLFLGLDLGKEFHHARGLTGQGKTVHDKKLPNTEARLRELFDKLRAKFGTVLVIVDQVANIGALPLTVARATGCRVAYLPGLSMRRAADLYPGEAKTDARDAFVIADTARTMPHTLRAVDRDDEKLAELTMLTGYDNDLAGEVNRTSNRLRGLLSQIHPTLERVVGPRLGYPYILALLERHGSPARLKKLGHARCEALLKAHGSRKAHHLTAEIFDALAEQTVIVPGTEASALIVPGLAAQLAAAHTQRRQAEQEIAALLEALPLFHLLTSMPGMGVRTTAAVIVAIGDGTTFPTAGHLASYAGLAPATKSSGTSIRGEHAPHRGNRLLKRALFQAAFAAIGCKSDRSSRTYYDRQRARGKTHTQAILRLARQRVNVIHAMIRTGALYEPRTPGDIGLAA
- a CDS encoding MmyB family transcriptional regulator, producing MAGVSLAAMLPASTTRLAWGALLGVLTGPAALARGRRPAASQLADLVGELTLKSPEFPSWWTDHRVLRRTHGAKSYHHPLVGDLRFSYESFQAPGESDRTLCVYNVEPDSETARSLQLLTSWTAPQPDTLPLPEPTIPPEAAP
- a CDS encoding EamA family transporter codes for the protein MALMLGSGLSNQTGAAIAALAFPVIGPVGVVAVRQWVAAAVLGAVGRPRLRRFTAAQWRPVLGLALVFAAMNLSLYVAIERIGLGLAVTLEFLGPLTVALSGSRRRTDLVAGVAAAGAVVVLARPTPSTDYLGICLATLAAVCWGCYILLNRTVGARLPGLEGSAAAAAVSAALYLPIGAWVLWHHRPTLAALGCALAAGVLSSAVPFLADLLALRRVPAHFFGVFMSVNPVFAALVGLVVLGQHLDRLAWLAIAVIVAANTAVVSTAHRPTTRRSTT
- a CDS encoding PhzF family phenazine biosynthesis protein, which codes for MRIHVVDAFTDRPFAGNPAGVCLLDAGDWPEVAWMQQVAAEMNHSETAFVRPLPADEGADWEIRWFAPLVETNLCGHATLATAHTLRRERGVVGEVRFRSRFSGILTAHAHEDGSITLDFPAAPGTEVPVPAGLSEALGVKPEAAFRTGALGDLLTVLPDEATVRAVTPDLDAIADLTRREGLRGVIITAPAPGPGLEYDFVSRFFSPAEGILEDPVTGSAHTALAPYWSARIGRNGLTGLQVSARTGLVRTAVHGDRVHLTGYAVTVLDGNLHA
- a CDS encoding transposase is translated as MRPAHVLGDKGYDSKAIRTWLRHRNTPHAIPQRADQAPEQDPPRQLRRSPALKGARTGPSPVERGRQGSKHHLISTGMAPRDTPHPRNTRATEAPAGPRPASPPSAARS